Genomic segment of Mycolicibacterium sarraceniae:
TCCTTGCTCAGTTCGGCGAGCACACCGCGGAAGCCGTGGGAGGGAACCCCCATGACGACGACGTCCGCGCATTCGGCGGCTTCGCTGAAATCGGTGGTGGCGCGCAGGGTTTCCGAGAGTTCGACATCGTCGCCCAGGTAGCGGGAGTTGCGGTGGTTCTCGTTGATGTCCTTGGCGGTCTCCTGCGAGCGCACCCACTGCAGCGTCGGTCCGCGACGAGAGCAGATGGAAGCGACAGTGGTACCCCAGGATCCGCCACCGAGGACGACAACTTTGGGTTCGCGGCGTTCAGACGTCATGGGGATCAGGGTATGGCGAAGACCCCGTTGTTCACGTGGAGTTGGGCAACTGCGATGCGATCTCTCGCAGTTCGTCGCCGCTTTGCTGCTCGTTGGTGGTGAAGCCGGTGGCGCTGGTGTGCATGCCCTGGGCGTGGTCGCCGATGTTGGTGACGAGTTCGGTGGTGCGGGTGTTCCACTTGGCGACGCGGTTGGCCAAGGCTTCGCCGGAGGCGCCTGCCCAGCCGCCTTCGGCGCCGGAGATCCGAGTGCTGGCCGTCGTGTGGCTGGCGTGGAGATTGTCGCCGTGGCGGGTGACCTTGGTGGCCGATTGAGTTAGCGCGTCGGTGTCGACGGAGAGTTTGTCTGGCATGGGTTTCCTCCGGAATGAGCTATCACCCGTGATATCAGGTTTCGGGTGGTGGTGGCACGTCACCTAGGGCGGTCCTGCTTCGGGCCAACCGGGGTAGGGCGCCAGGGTGGGATAGTCCGATAGCGGGTGCTTGCCCTGGAGTAGGAACTTTCGTCGCTCTATGGGGTCCGGGGCCCGGTCGCGGCAGTCTTGTATATCCGCTTCCCGGGTCGGCCACTGCGGAGTATCTGACTGATCGCCGACTACACGCGATTCAATTCGAAGGCCGCTGAAAACACTGGCGATTGGCGCGGCCGACGGGCCACGTTGGGGCGGAAGTGGTTGCCCTGGTTGTGGATTGCCAGCCATCTGTATCCGAACTGCACCGACGCCGTCGTATGCCGAACCGGAGTTGTGGCTGTCCACGCCGTCGCCCCGTTTGACTCCGTATCCGTAGTCGAAGCCACAGACGATCGCGACGGTGGTTTGACCCGAATTGTCAAGTCGCAGAACGTGTTCTTTGATTGTACCTACCACCGGATACGGAGCAGGATGTTGGGTGCCGGGCCAGGGCTCGTCGGCGAGAGCGCCCCCATCGGCAGGCCGGGGAGGAAGCGACTGTTGAAAGCCCGGGTACGTCACGTCGACAGTGCCCATCGCGAGAGCAAGAAAGTACGACTCGATGTACGCGCGGGCAACAACCGCCCGTCCTGTCGTCAGATCAATTCCCGGCTCGGCGCTCCACACCGCCCTTACGTCGGCCGTCAGGCCCGTCCACGGTGCTGGAGGTGGTGGTACAGCGGGATCGCCCACGGTGTGATGAGTGCAGGAGATGAGAGCGGCTCCGCTGAGGAGAGTCAAAGTCAAGCGCGTCAAACGAGCCAATCGAGTGGCCACCGTCAACTCCAGGGGTGTGGGTTTTTGGTGATGTTGTTGTAGGTGTCTTTCTCCATACCGATGGGCGCGACGTTGTTGGTGCCGACGATCGATGCGAGTGCGTCGCGGACCGCAGTGTTGTAGTGAGTTTCAGCCAACGTGTTGGCGGTCGGATGTTGGGAGTACTCGGCGAATCCTTTAATGTCGGAGCCGCCGTCCCCTTGGCCGAAGAAGTCAGCCGGCAGGTTCACGTGGGTGCCATTGGCAATCAATCCATTGAGAACTGCTCTGTCAGCTTCGTATTCAGTCATGTTCGAATACAGAGCAGGATGCGCTGAGGGCACCGGCGGGGTGCCGATGATGTCAGACTTCAGTGCCGATCCCAGGGTGTCGGCGCCGAGCGCCGCGACTGGCCCGCCCGGGCTGGCGTCTGCTCCAGCGCTCAATGTCTTTACAGCCAAATCGTATGCGGACGATTTCGAGGCGTATGCGTCGGCGGCTTGCAGATCCGCGTTGACGCCTTTCGCATCGAGAGCGTTATTGGTCCCGACGTCGATCAACGCACGAAGGGTGTCGGCCTGCTGCATTCGTGCATTGTCCAGAACAGCATTGGGGACGTTTTCGGCGATGCCCTTCGCATAGCTGTTCTGATCGCGCAAGATCTCCTCGTACGCCTTGCCGTCGAATAACTGCGCTGCTTGGGGATCAGTGTTCAGCACGGAAAACACGCCCTTGGACGTTGACATGAAGTCGTTGTCTTGTGTTGCGCCGGTATCGAACGCGCCGAAACTTCCGGTCAGCGCATTGTGTTCGCCGGCAATGTTGGTCACGTACGGAGTCAGGCCGTGTGCCATGCCTTGCGTCAAATCCGGATTCACCTGGCCGAGTGTGTGATTGCCCGGGAGCTTCAGCAATTCGTCCGGGTGCGATCCGATGTAGCTGGAATAAGCATGGGCGGTCTCGCCAGCAATTTGGCCTTCTGGCCCCTGGGCGGCCGGCCCGGTCCAGTCAAACAGTGACGCAACGGATTTCCCATTATCAGCCCAGAAATGATGGGTGACGTTGTGCAGGAACCGGTCTCCGGCGCCGCCAGGCGCGGTCACCGCGTCATGAACAACTTGGTGCTCAGGTGCGGCCGCAGAGAGAATGTTGGAAACCGCCGGATCGAGCGCCGGGTCTCTGCCGAAGCCCTCACGCCCATTACTGGCCGGATCATGTTGCCACAAAGGTGTGTCGGACACTTAACCCGCGACGCCCACCGGCGACGCCACCCGTCCGAACGTCATGTTCTCGTCGACCTTGTCGATGAAGTGGTGGTCGAAGGCATCGGCGAGGTAGTTCTGCCGCACCACCCACGGCCGCTTCAGACCTGATTTGGGCAGCGCGTGCAGGTTGCGCAGCACGTAGCCGGCCTGGATGTCCCATGCCGGCTTCTCGGCCAACGGCTCCCCACCCAGGTGGGGGAAGGCGTGGGTGTAACCGTGAGACTTCATGTGCGCGATCAGCTTTGCCGCCGCGCGGGCGGTCATGTCGGCCCGCAGCGTCCACGACGCATTGGTGTAGCCGATGCACCAGATCAGGTTCGGCACGTCCTCGAGCATGTGCGCCTTGTAGGAGAGCCGCTCTTGTGGCTTGATCTCGTTGCCGTCCAACGTGATTCGAACGCCGCCCAGGGCATGCAGTTGTAGGCCGGTGGCGGTGACGATGATGTCGGCATCCAGGTGCTCGCCGGACTGCAGCGCGATTCCGGTTTCGTCGAAGTGGTCGATGTGGTCGGTGACCACCTCGGCCCGGCCGTCTCTGATGGCCTCGAACATGTCGCCGTCGGCGACCAGACACAGCCGCTGATCCCACACGTTGTAGCGCGGGTTGAAGTGCACGTCGACCGGATAGCCGGGGGGCAATTCCTTGATGTTCTGGGCCCGGACCATCTTTCTGGCCGTGCTGGGGGAGACCCGGGACAGGAACCAGACGAAACTTTCGAATGCCACCGCGAAGTAGCGCCCGAAAGCATGAGAGAGCTTGCGGGGGGTGATCTTTCGGACGAACTCGATGATCGGATTGACCCGGGATCCGGCCATCAGGTAGGTCGGCGAACGCTGCAGCATGGTGACCTTGGAAGCCTTCTGCGCCAGCGCGGGAACCAGTGACACGGCGGTGGCCCCGCTGCCGATGACGATCACCTTCTTGCCGGCGTAGTCGAGGTCTTCGGGCCAGAACTGCGGGTGCACTAGCGCGCCCGTGAACGTCGAAAGGCCGGGGAAGTCGGGGGTGTAGCCCTCGTCGTAGTTGTAGTAGCCGGACCCGAAGAAGACGAAGCGACCACGGTAGGTCTTGCGTGCGCCGTTCTCGGTGACGTGCACCGTCCAGGTGTCAGTGGCCGAATCCCAGTCCGCAGAGTCCACGTGCGTACCGAAGCGGATGTGGCCGAAGATCCCGCGCTTGTGGGCGGTGTCCTCCATGTACTCGCGGATGTGGTCGCCGTCGGCGACGCCCTCCTTGCGGAGCCATGGTTCCCACGGCCACGACAGCGAGAAGATGCTGCTGTCGGAGCGGACGCCGGGGTACCGGAACAGGTCCCAGGTGCCGCCGATGCGCTCTCGGCGCTCCAGGACGACATAGCGCGTCCCGGGGTTGCGTTCGGTGATCCGGTAGGCCGCCCCGAGCCCGGAGAACCCGGCGCCGATGATCACGACGTCATAGGACCCGCAGTCCTGCTCGGCGGGTACGGACTCGGTGTCCGGGGTAGCGGTCATCGCGGTCCTCACTTCGTGAGTGTGGTGATGGTCACCACACTAAGCACTGACCGCTGGCGGGGCGAGGACTACCGGTAGTTGACGAACTGCAGCGCGACGTCCAGGTCGGCGCCGCGCAATAACGACTGCACGGCCTGCAGGTCGTCGCGCTTTTTGGAGCTGACCCGGATCTCCTCGCCCTGGATCTGAGTCTTGACACCTTTGGGGCCCTCGTCGCGGATCAGCTTGTTGATCTTCTTGGCGTGCTCCTGATCGATGCCCTGCTTCAGGCCGCCGGTGATCCGGTAGGTCTTGCCGCTGGCCTGCGGATCTCCAGCGTCGAAGGCCTTCATGGAGATGTCGCGGCGCACCAGTTTTTCCTGGAAGACGTCGAGCGCGGCCTTGACCCGCTCCTCGGTGGAGCTGACGAGTTCGATGGCCTCGTCGCCCTTCCAGGCGATGGTGGTGTCGGTGCCGCGAAAGTCGAACCGGGTGCTCAGCTCTTTGGCCGCCTGGTTCAGCGCGTTGTCGACCTCTTGGCGGTCGACCTTGCTCACGATGTCGAACGATGAATCCGCCATTGGACTCGTTCCCTTCCCTGACGTGATCGGCCGGTTTGTGTCTGGGGTACATGGTCGTTGTACCCTGCTAGTCGCACCAAACCGGATCTCCGGTGCGGCGTACCCAGGCAGGTTGCCCGAGCGGCCAATGGGAGCGGACTGTAAATCCGTCGGCGAAAGCCTACACAGGTTCGAATCCTGTACCTGCCACTTCGAGTATTTGCAGCTCAGAGCGCGTTTCTGGGTGCCGGTGAAGGTGCGTGCATCCCTGCCGCATCTCATCGTTGGCAGTTGCTGGAGCTCCAGGCTGTCCACGACCAGTAAGTGTCGGTTTGCCCAGCTGCGATTTGTCGGTACCCATGTGCATCATGGACGACATGACGACCAATGTCCGACACAGACGACACACCGAATGCAACACTGGTGGCATCGTGTCCCGGCTGACGGGTGGAGAAGTCAGATGACGAACACTGCAACCCTGTCCGACGACGAACTACGAGCACGACGCCGCGCGATCCTCGACAAGCTGGGTCTCACGATTGAGGAACTCCGCTCCCGCGCTAAGAGCTACGCTCTCGTCGGGGAGGAACACGAGGCGTGGGAACAGCTCGAATCGATCGCGTTCCTACTCGGAGAGACCCGCGCCTAGTACGCGAATGCCGCTGACGCACGACGAGTTCAACGATGAGGTTGACGCGTTTGTCCGCGATGTGGTCAGCGCTGCAATATGCCTGAGCACCCAAGGGTGGAGACTCGATGTCACGATGGCGTCGGCGGATCGCCTCAGGTCCGTTGTCGACATGACAGTGCCCTTGACTGGTGGCCCAAACTGTAAATCTGACGACACCTTGGCGGTGCTCACCGCGAACTACAAGCTGTGCGTCGACTCGTACGGGACGCACATCGCCGTCGAACACTCGTCCTTCGTACTGAAAGCCAAGGTCGACAGGACGCCGGTCATCCGCTGGGACTATGACCGAGACGCCAACCGCAAACCCCGCTCCCATGTGCAGGTCACGGCACACCGAGGTGCGCTCTCGCACATCCTGTCCCGGCTCGACCATCCGACACCACACAGCATCGAATCACTTCACATTCCGCTGGGTGGGGAGCGATTCAGGCCTTGCCTGGAAGACGTTGTGGAGTTCCTGATCC
This window contains:
- a CDS encoding WXG100 family type VII secretion target; amino-acid sequence: MPDKLSVDTDALTQSATKVTRHGDNLHASHTTASTRISGAEGGWAGASGEALANRVAKWNTRTTELVTNIGDHAQGMHTSATGFTTNEQQSGDELREIASQLPNST
- a CDS encoding TPR repeat region-containing protein, yielding MSDTPLWQHDPASNGREGFGRDPALDPAVSNILSAAAPEHQVVHDAVTAPGGAGDRFLHNVTHHFWADNGKSVASLFDWTGPAAQGPEGQIAGETAHAYSSYIGSHPDELLKLPGNHTLGQVNPDLTQGMAHGLTPYVTNIAGEHNALTGSFGAFDTGATQDNDFMSTSKGVFSVLNTDPQAAQLFDGKAYEEILRDQNSYAKGIAENVPNAVLDNARMQQADTLRALIDVGTNNALDAKGVNADLQAADAYASKSSAYDLAVKTLSAGADASPGGPVAALGADTLGSALKSDIIGTPPVPSAHPALYSNMTEYEADRAVLNGLIANGTHVNLPADFFGQGDGGSDIKGFAEYSQHPTANTLAETHYNTAVRDALASIVGTNNVAPIGMEKDTYNNITKNPHPWS
- a CDS encoding flavin-containing monooxygenase, giving the protein MTATPDTESVPAEQDCGSYDVVIIGAGFSGLGAAYRITERNPGTRYVVLERRERIGGTWDLFRYPGVRSDSSIFSLSWPWEPWLRKEGVADGDHIREYMEDTAHKRGIFGHIRFGTHVDSADWDSATDTWTVHVTENGARKTYRGRFVFFGSGYYNYDEGYTPDFPGLSTFTGALVHPQFWPEDLDYAGKKVIVIGSGATAVSLVPALAQKASKVTMLQRSPTYLMAGSRVNPIIEFVRKITPRKLSHAFGRYFAVAFESFVWFLSRVSPSTARKMVRAQNIKELPPGYPVDVHFNPRYNVWDQRLCLVADGDMFEAIRDGRAEVVTDHIDHFDETGIALQSGEHLDADIIVTATGLQLHALGGVRITLDGNEIKPQERLSYKAHMLEDVPNLIWCIGYTNASWTLRADMTARAAAKLIAHMKSHGYTHAFPHLGGEPLAEKPAWDIQAGYVLRNLHALPKSGLKRPWVVRQNYLADAFDHHFIDKVDENMTFGRVASPVGVAG
- a CDS encoding YajQ family cyclic di-GMP-binding protein — its product is MSKVDRQEVDNALNQAAKELSTRFDFRGTDTTIAWKGDEAIELVSSTEERVKAALDVFQEKLVRRDISMKAFDAGDPQASGKTYRITGGLKQGIDQEHAKKINKLIRDEGPKGVKTQIQGEEIRVSSKKRDDLQAVQSLLRGADLDVALQFVNYR